AAGTAAAAATGTGAATAATGAATAAACATTGAATAAGGGATAACCGCAAACAATATCACACGAGTTATCATGGTAGGGAGGGTACAGAAAGGGGCGGCAATATCATCAAGCCACCCTAACTCTTAATGTTTCCTGATTCGCTTGTGCCTTCAACGTCCGTCCGCGTGCCTTGAGTCCGTTTACacccattattttgttgttcgaTCCTTTTAGATTACCGCTTAGTgcacttaaaacttttttcgcGTAGTACGGTGCGTGTTATAGAGAAGACTAGGAAGATCCCACGACAATCCGACGAGCTTAGCACCGAGCAATGCTAGAAGTGCAACCCCGTGTGGGGTTGGGTTGCTTCCGGCCCGCTGCGCTTAGCAGCGAACAGAATGGGCGACCTGCCGGGCTCGGGCTCCACCGCTCAACCACGGGATGCTGCTGTCACCGGAACAGGTGGTAATTCCACGGCTGGTGGCGGCTCCGTTGGATCGACGGCAGTGGACCGACCTCCGTCGCCCGCCCGCCTCTCTCACACTTCCGAAAAACATCCGAAGGTCACGATCACGGAACTCAATATGCTGCGGCGACATCGGGAGCTCTGCGATGTGGTCCTGAACGTGGGCGGACGGAAGATCTTCGCCCACAGGGTCATCCTGTCCGCCTGCAGCTCTTACTTCTGTGCCATGTTCACTGGCGAACTGGAGGAATCGCGCCAGACGGAGGTCACTATACGCGACATCGACGAGAACGCCATGGAGCTGCTTATTGACTTTTGCTACACCGCCCACATCATCGTCGAGGAGTCCAATGTCCAGGCGCTCCTTCCCGCCGCCTGTCTGCTGCAACTGGTTGAGATTCAAGACATCTGCTGCGAGTTCCTCAAGCGACAATTGGACCCCACCAACTGCCTGGGCATCCGCGCCTTTGCCGACACACACTCTTGCCGGGAACTGTTGCGAATAGCCGACACGTTCACGCAGCACAACTTCCAGGAGGTGATGGAGAGCGAGGAGTTTCTGCTGCTGCCCGTCGGCCAGTTGGTGGACATCATCTGCAGCGACGAACTGAACGTGCGCTCGGAGGAGCAGGTCTTCAACGCTGTCATGTCCTGGCTCAAGTACAATGTCGCCGAGCGGCGACAGCACCTAGCACAGGTACTACaacatgtccgtctgcctcTACTCTCCCCAAAGTTCCTGGTGGGCACGGTGGGCTCTGATCTCCTGGTCCGCAGCGACGAGGCCTGCCGGGATCTGGTGGACGAGGCCAAGAACTATCTGCTGCTTCCGCAGGAGCGACCGCTGATGCAGGGTCCGCGCACCAGAGCTCGCAATCCGACCCGACGAGGTGAAGTGCTGTTTGCCGTGGGTGGCTTGTGCTCCGACGATGCCATAGCCTCCGTGGAGCGCTTCGATCCGCAGACAAATGACTGGAAAATGATCGCTCCTATGAGCAAGCGGCGCTGCGGAGTCGGCGTGGCCGTGTTGAATGATTTGCTGTATGCAGTGGGCGGTCACGACGGCCAGAGCTATCTAAACAGCATCGAGCGGTATGATCCGCAAACCAATCAGTGGTCCTGCGACGTGGCGCCTACCACTTCCTGCCGCACCAgcgtgggcgtggccgtgCTCGACGGCTTTCTGTATGCGGTTGGTGGCCAGGATGGCGTTCAGTGCTTCAATCATGTGGAGCGGTACGACCCCAAGGAGAACAAATGGTCAAAGGTGGCCCCGATGACCACACGACGGCTGGGTGTGGCGGTAGCTGTCCTTGGAGGATACCTATATGCAATTGGTGGCTCCGATGGACAACGTCCGTTGAACACTGTTGAGCGATACGATCCCAGACACAACAAATGGGTGGCCGTCAGTCCAATGTCCACGCGAAGCAAGCACCTGGGCTGCGCTGTCTTCAACAACTACATTTACGCCGTCGGCGGACGGTACGATAGCATGGAGCTCTCGTCCGCCGAGCGCTACAATCCACTGACCAACACCTGGAGCCCCATCGTGGCCATGACCTCTCGTCGCAGTGGGGTTGGCCTGGCCGTCGTGAATGGACAGCTGTATGCGGTGGGCGGTTTTGATGGGTCCGCCTATTTGAAAACCATCGAGGTCTACGACCCAGAGACGAACCAATGGCGTTTGTGCGGCTGCATGAACTACAGCCGACTGGGCGGCGGCGTGGGCGTTATGCGGGCCCCCCAGACTGAGAACTATATGTGATGCGAAAACAGTTTTAAGCAACAAAATCCCTGAAACTATTCCAACTCCTAGCCCTTCCATTGCTGATAAAATACCGTTGTCTTGTCTCTTTCTCCCCCCCGAACACATGCTATCTCGAGTGCAGGATTCGCAAGGATTCTGTTGTCTGATGGGAGCAGCAGCCGACGACGTTGCCCTCGCAAACGTTGCCGCCGCCGCATTTCTACTAACAATATCCGCAATCGAAGCCAAATCTAATCAACTAAATCCCTTTCACCCCATTGTCTAGCATTATAATCGCATTGTATTAATTGAtaattgtttatttggtaGAGCCTGAAGCGCGTGTTTGTTAGACTTTCCCAGCGTTAGCATAACCCCTTCGCTCCCGTACACCTGCAAtctcatatatatatatattttataaagaaCTTAATATCTAAATGTTGCTGGTGTTATTTCATGGAAATAGCTAGCTCATAGCCATGCCTtctttcgaaaaaaaaatcagaaagaattctatttgccgtggatattagattgcaattttttacatccacacatgcataaacacatacatgtatgtatgtatgtatatcgttttctggctctagtgtaaaggcttgtcctaactactttggtttgagagcattggactgtgTGGGGGCCAGTCGTAAATGGAAATATAAACTTTTGAGAGAAATTAGAGTAAAGTCATTTTGCATGTAAATTCGCATATGTCTAACAGCTAAACGCAGAGTATAGCAGAGAGCAACGAATATCGTCTAGCTGACCCGCTTACACGTATTGTCTGTCAGCATAACAGCCTCTCTTTCTCGCGCGCACCGAAAACGTGTGAAGGCAGAAAGGAGAACAGAATCTGGAAAGATCCCGTTAGGTGTGCTTAGCAACGCCGCAGCGTACAGCCAGCTTCTCGCGTCAAGAGTTCTCGTTCACTTCGTTTAAAACTTTGAATGTAAACGGACGCAAGGCTGCTGCCGTAAGTAGAGCACAAACGGAAAATTACAACCCACGCGGTTCGAATTCTGTCTAAGTGTGTGTGCACCAGCCAAGTCTAAGCTAACAGGAggatcatatatatttttacaccCAACTACTGGTAAATAAGAACACACAAATTTAACCGCATAGGCAGGCTATTAAGTGGCGTGTATTtctatgtatttttttgtaataggAAAGGAGAAGAGGTTCTGTCGAAGCCGGCCGGCAACATCAGCGCCAGCGCGGCGTGATTGCGCCGTTTTTAATTTCGCAACCGGTCGGCCAAGACGAGACTTTGTTTTCTGGGTGTCAGTTCAAGCCAACCTGCCACGGCAGGGTTGCCACCTGCGGACACGTGTCGCGCTAGGTGCCCCCTGCGATCAGCAAAGGCGCGAACATTCTGGAAGGTGACCTAGGCTACAGATTGCCGCGAACGGCGTAAATCTCTGGCCCGGCATCCCACCAACCGCATGCCACGTGCGGCCTTGTAAAAACCGCCCTAATCGAAGGAAGTCTACCTGAGTGACCACTGTGGCTAGTGCATAACCTCACCCACACGCGCCAAGCGCGGCATCCCCGTCCCAGCTCTGGCTAATCCATAGAGCGACATTTTGGAGGGTTATGGTACCAGTACATCAGTCATTTTTGGACCACTGATCGGAGCCGTGGTCATACTTGGATGAGGAAGTGAACGGATACCGGATGTGACTTTTGCTGCTACACCCACATCGCCTCACCAACACGCGCCACGCGCGGCAAAGGAAGTCTCAGCTCTGGCTAGTCCAGTGAGCAGTATCTCGGAAGGCGTGTTGTAAGCGCAGCAGACCCGGCACTTCGCCCGTATTCGCCACGTGCGGCTTGCCGATGGGAGAAGCCTCGCCATAGGCGAACGTATTTGAAGGAGAGCAACAGACCCGGCACTTCGCCCGTATTCGCCACGTGCGGCTTGCCGATGGGAAGAGCCTCGCCATAGGCGAATGAATTTGGAGGAAAGCATCGATTGATCAGACCCGCTGTCTGGCATGCGAAGACGCAGATCCCTTCGTATGTAGTGAGCTGTCGGAGGCGCTAACTTTTGTGTAGTTTAACTTTCGATCTATGTAGAGTAATTTCTCGGTACTAGCTTATGTAGCGTACCTTTGTATTGATTTAGTAGTAATTTTTCTTTAAGTTCTGACAATGACCATCCGTACATTCCACATAACTGATCTTGTCAGAAATTAATATGATAACTTGTCTTAAAAGCATCCTTGCACATCGTCTTCGATGGGCCCACCGAACATGCATCGCCGGAGTTTTGCGTAAGTGAAATATTGTTATCACCATATTGATTTTCTGACATTTGAcctaaatatataaatgatattaTGATTATGCGTGCCAAAGCAAACGGACGGTTATTCGGTCAGATTGAGTCTTGTTATATTTTGagttaaatttgatttttgaagatgaaaggatttaagttgtattgaaatcatgattgtagtttctaattttcttttgttaattgAAGTTGATAGTTCAACAATGGTTGAATAAATTTGTAACGCGGAATCGTGATTGATCTTGCTATGCCGCTGCTATATAAAGTAAAAATGTGAATAATGAATAAACATTGAATAAGGGATAACCGCAAACAATTTCACACGAGTTATCATGGTAGGGAGGGTACAGAAAGGGGCGGCAATATCATCAAGCCACCCTAACTCTTAATGTTTCCTGATTCGCTTGTGCCTTCAACGTCCGTCCGCGTGCCTTGAGTCCGTTTACacccattattttgttgttcgaTCCTTTTAGATTACCGCTTAGTgcacttaaaacttttttcgcGTAGTACGGTGCGTGTTATAGAGAAGACTAGGAAGATCCCACGACAATCCGACGAGCTTAGCACCGAGCAATGCTAGAAGtgcacgaacccgaatcttcCTATACACTAGGTTATCCATAGCCTAGTGAACGCAGGCCTAAAAACCCTAGCTGTCTACtacataaaaagaaaaaatggcgCCCAGAACGTGGGGCAAACCAATCAATATTTACGTCCCTAAAAACCGAAACCGCCTAGATTCTAGTTGATTTCTAAGCGCAGGCTACTAGGAGGAGGTTTAACTTCACGTATTGCTTTACCAGTTTTCAATTAAGTCTTTGTTAGAGTCTGCTGAAGTTTAGTTTTCTCTTCTCGGTTTATTCAATGATCACTTGTATCTTGAGGCCGGAACAGCGACGACGATTCGAGAATCTGCGGATCGGGTCGACCACTCAGATCAAGGGGGTCATGTAAACATGTAGAATTGGAGGTTAACGAGAATAAGAAAGTATTTGTGAATATGGATGTCGGTAAACCAGGTCTCTAGGAATTGCGATTGTATTTCGAGTTATTACGGAATAGTCGACCAGAACCAACAGGTTACTTGAGATCTCATTTCAATGGAATTTCTTTAGACTTACTCTTAGATCACGATCGTCTGAGCAATGGAATTGCAAAGTATCGGAGGAACTTCGATCTTTGACCGGTTCAGAACACGTAACTCGGGGAGTAAgcattcaaaacaattttagttagtgttattttatttttttttttgccaagcAATCAAGGAACATTAAAGAGTTTAATTTATATAGCGAGCAGGAACTTGTAGTAATATCAATCACGACCAGTTAATGTTTTACACAACAAACTCAAGAAACTAGTGTTTAGTGAAGATGTCATTGCGTCACAGCAATCTCGATCTACCAGCCGCAATAGGCGGTGAGATTACATCGTGTACGATTTGTACGCAGCCATTGATCGCGAACGATATAACAGCATCTACCCCATGCGGTCATACATTCCACCAACAGTGCATCAGAGATTATATACTTGATTTTCACGGATGTCCGGTGTGTAACAGGGAGTGTACTATACAACAGTTGTCTATGCCAAACAACAACTTGTCAGCAGAGTTGTCAGCTGCTGATAGAAGGACAGGtggaagaagaggaagaaaTACAGGTCAACGCAGAGGCGCTGGACCGCGAACAGGAATGACACTGAGATCAAATCGCAATAACCCAGCGAGTCACCACGAACGTAGTCTGGACACAGACTCGATAATAGATACTACTAGGGCAGAGAATTTAGAAGAAATAGAGCGAGTAGTACAAACAGCCATGCAGGTGCAACAACTGAACCTCAGACAAGAACTATCTGATTTCATTAGGGCACAAATAGCAAATATGCAGATTGCTAGTTCCGCTCAAACCCCAAGTAGGAGGTTGGATGAACGGCAGGGTCAATCAGGGGAAGCTCATTCTGCAGGAACAGTTTATCACGACATTCACCCAAACGCTCAACGCGTCAGCAGGTCAAATTCCGCAGTGCAGCCAGAGAAAGTGCCGAACATCATTCAGAGCTGGCACATCAAGTTTGATGGATCCAAAGACGGGTTACAGACCGAAGAATTCCTGTATAGTGTACAAGCATTAGCTCagcaaaatttaaatggagATCGTCAGCTTTTGTGTGaccatttacatttatttttcgtGGGGAAGGCCAGCGAATGGTACTGGAAGTTCCATCGTTCATGCCATCAATTGAATTGGATAGAGTTTTGTAGAGAGTTCCGAAATAAGTTCAAGGAGAGCGACAACGATATGGACATTTGGGAGTTTATAAACAGCAAGCGTCAAGCTGAAAAAGAGTCTTTTGAGGATTACCAATTTCAGGTGGAAAGACTCGTTTCTCGTTTGAGTACTCCGATCTCAGAAGAATCGTTAGTGAGGCTTCTCATACGACATTCAAAGCCATCTCTGCGGTACGAACTTATGCATTTACGTATAGTTACGTTAGCTCAGCTCAGGGAAGAAGTCAGAACTCATGAACAATTTTGTAGACAGATGAAAACACAAACAATGAAGAGTAGTTTTCATCAACGCGCTTTTGTTTCTCAGATAGAACAAGTTTTTGACGACAGCGAATCAGCTGAAGTGGCAGCGATACAACGCAAGCAATTGAAGTGTTGGAACTGCGAAATGCTAGGTCATCGTTTTGATGAGTGTTTCGAAGCTCGGACCATCTTTTGTTACGGATGTGGAGCGAAGAACACGTACAAGCCCAAATGCCAAAAGTGCAACCCTTCGGGAAACTACACTATGGATGCGTCGGTCAAGAACCACACGTCGCATCCGACGCAGTAAAATCCGATAGTGGTACCCAAACAGATATATTAGTAGAATTAGTCCCAGACAAGTCAATCAACCAACCGGACGAACCCGTATCAACTAGTGTCAAATACCCACAGCCATATCATATTAGAGCAGCACGTTATGAAGCTGCTAGACAACGGATCTTCGGAGACGTCAGTTCTTGCATTCGCGTGCGTAAAACCAAGCGTTCAAccaagcgaatgcgaagtttTTGGAAGAGAGTTCAAGGAAGTCGCCAAAAGCTGATCTCCGCACTCTTTATGAACTCAGACAGCCGATTGTATACCGACATAAACGTAGCTGGTCATCACTATGTGGCTCTACTGGACTCAGGTGCTTCCATAAGTTGCATCGGTGGTACAGCAGCAAAAGTATTGGGACAGCATCCCAAAATGCGCAAGTGTT
This genomic interval from Drosophila suzukii unplaced genomic scaffold, CBGP_Dsuzu_IsoJpt1.0 scf_11, whole genome shotgun sequence contains the following:
- the LOC139354612 gene encoding kelch-like protein diablo — protein: MGDLPGSGSTAQPRDAAVTGTGGNSTAGGGSVGSTAVDRPPSPARLSHTSEKHPKVTITELNMLRRHRELCDVVLNVGGRKIFAHRVILSACSSYFCAMFTGELEESRQTEVTIRDIDENAMELLIDFCYTAHIIVEESNVQALLPAACLLQLVEIQDICCEFLKRQLDPTNCLGIRAFADTHSCRELLRIADTFTQHNFQEVMESEEFLLLPVGQLVDIICSDELNVRSEEQVFNAVMSWLKYNVAERRQHLAQVLQHVRLPLLSPKFLVGTVGSDLLVRSDEACRDLVDEAKNYLLLPQERPLMQGPRTRARNPTRRGEVLFAVGGLCSDDAIASVERFDPQTNDWKMIAPMSKRRCGVGVAVLNDLLYAVGGHDGQSYLNSIERYDPQTNQWSCDVAPTTSCRTSVGVAVLDGFLYAVGGQDGVQCFNHVERYDPKENKWSKVAPMTTRRLGVAVAVLGGYLYAIGGSDGQRPLNTVERYDPRHNKWVAVSPMSTRSKHLGCAVFNNYIYAVGGRYDSMELSSAERYNPLTNTWSPIVAMTSRRSGVGLAVVNGQLYAVGGFDGSAYLKTIEVYDPETNQWRLCGCMNYSRLGGGVGVMRAPQTENYM